The sequence ATCCGCATCAGCAGCGAATCCGCCGATCCGCCAAAATAGCCGGCCAGAACCCCCACCACGGTTCCCGTACCGGCTATGATTGCGGACACGCACAGACTAATCCACAGCGTCGTCCGGCCTCCAAATAACAGGCGGGAGACAATATCACGCCCTCCCTTGTCGGTGCCCAGCCAATGTTCGGCGCTCGGACCTTTATTCAGACCCCGCAGATCGATCTTCGCTGGATCGTGGGCGGTAAGCCAAGGAGCAAGCAGACACAGCGCCAACACAGCGAGAAGAAACAGCAGCGAGATAACAGCTAACCGGTTCGCGGCAAATTTTTGGACGGCGTCGCTAATGAGCGAAGCCGGCGCGTTCTTGAGCATTATGATCTTCCTCCGTTATAACCCGCGCGTATGCGGGGATCGAGCCATCCGTACAGCACATCCGCCACAACATTCCCGGCGACGATCATGAAGCCCGTCATTAACGTAACCGCCATCATTACCGCGTAATCCCGGCCGGACACCGCAGCCGTAAACAGCGTTCCGATACCCGGATAAGCGAACAGATTCTCGATGACAACCGAGCCTTCCAGCAGGGCTCCTATATCCATTCCAAGAAAAGTAATAAGCGGAATGAGCGAATTGCGCAGAATATGCCTGTTATATACCGAGGACCTGGATATGCCTTTGGCTACAGCCGTGCGCACGTAATTTTTGCCACTGTTCTCCACGATTTCATTACGCAAAAACAGCGTGTACGCCGCTGTATTGAACAGTCCCAGCACAGCCGCAGGCAACAGGGCATGAACAAGCCGGTCTCCCAGCGCTGACAGTCCTCCTGATGTTACAACCGATGCCGTGCCGCCAAGAGGCACCCAGCGGAGAACTACCGCAAATATATAAATGGCGAAAATGGCCGCAATAAAGGTCGGAACCGCATAGGTAACATAAGCAGCCGTCCGGATCAAGCGGTCGAGCCAGCTTCCCGGATTGCGTCCGGCGATCATTCCCAGAGCCAAAGAACTTCCATATGTAATGAGAAGCGAGAGTGCGGTCAGGAGCAAAGTTGCGGGCAGACGCTGGCCGATCAGTTCACCGACAGGCATTTTGTATAAGAAGGATTGTCCGAAATGACCTGTAGCCGCATCTTTAAGCCAGCGGATATACTGAATAACCACTGGATCGCCGTACCCCAGCCTCTCGCGCATTTCCGTAATATACCGGGGATCTTTATTGCCCGGATTCAGCCCTCCCCCAAGGCCGTCGCCCGGCATCTGCTTGGCCAGCACGAACACCAAGACGGAGATCACCAGCAGCAGCGGCACCGAGCCCGCTAGTCTGCGAAGCGCAAATTTCAGCACTATGCCCGTGACCCCCTATTCGCTGCCTTTGATCCACCACTTATAAGGATCGATTATTGGGCTAATCGCATTAATCTTCACTCCCTGAAGCCGCTTGTTTACCGCAGTAATCGTCACGCGCTCCGCAATGAAAATCATTGGCACCTCGTCATTTATTAATTTCTGCCAGTCGTAATACACCTGCTTGCGGTAATCGCGGTCGTATGCCTTCAAGCTGATCCCGTCGCGGATCAATTGCTCATTCTCCTTAGAGGACCACCGAGGATAGTTCCACAGATCATTCTCCCTCCATAGTCCGGTAGGATCGGGATCATTGGATAATCCCCAGACACCGTTAAACAGCTCGACCGACCGATCATCCTCTTCCACCATCGTATAGAAGGTATTCATTTCCTTCAGCGCTCCGCCGTTCAATCTTACGTCCAAACCGACGGCTCTCCAGTTCTGCAGCATAGCCTCGGTGCGCGGCTCATCATTGGTACCGCCAACCATGCCGTCGAAATGAATCACGAGCTTCGATCCCTTGGGATCTTCCCGCAAGCCGTCCCCGTCCAAATCCTTATAACCCGCTTCATCCAGCTGCTCATTGGCCTTCCCGGGATCATAAGGGTACCGGTTGATTTGATCCTCCGGAATTTTCGCCCAGCTCTCGCTGGAAATCGGCGTTTCCGCCAGCTTGCCCAGCCCATAGGAGAAGCCGTCTATAATCCCCTGGCGGTCGAGTGCGTAGTACATCGCCTGCCGCAGCCGTTTATCGCTGAACTTGGGGTTATCCATAACGATCTTTTGCGCCTTGTCGTCCCAGTGTCCGAACTTAAAGCCTATATACTCGTAAGACAAATCCGGGGATTTCATCAGCGTAATATGATCCAGCTTGTTCAGGCTTTCATAGGCATCACGCGGCGCCTGCTCCATATCGATTACCCCCTGCTCGAACAGGCTCGTAATCATCTTGTCGTCAAATACTTTGTACAGCACTCCGTCTAGCAGCGGCTTGCCTTTGTAGTAATTGTCAAAGCGGGTCATCTCAACAAATTCTCCCGGCTGGATGTTCGTAACCTGGAACGGTCCGATACCGATGGGAGCTTTGCGCACCTGACCGCAATTTGGCATATCTTTTACCGCTACTCCTGCAAAATATCTCTTATTCATCGGATAAGCCCATAGATTATCAATGGTATTGACGCGCGCAGCCGTTACCCTAAGCTCCAGCGTATAGGGATCAATGACCCGGATGCCCGATATTTGCTTCGCCTTTCCGGTATGATAGGCATCAGCGCCTTCAATCATTTCCACACTGTAATAGCGCGGTCCGGTGTAGTCCGGGTCGGCAATGACCTCAAGCGCGAATTTCCAGTCCTCAACCGTCAGTTCATCGCCGTTCTGCCAGTGCACACCATGCTTGATTTTGAAAGTGAAAGTTTTATGATCTGCCGATTCCTGCCAGCTTGCAATGCCGGGAACAGTCGTTAAATCATCCTTGACCGTAAACAGCGGCTCCGTTATGAATTCCAGAACGCGGAGATCATCTTCTCCTTCATAAAAAGCCGGTTCGAACAACCCCTTAAACGGGGAAGGGAAACCGTAAGTCACCGTGCCTCCCGCTCTCGGTTCGCCTTCATTACCCGCTGCAAGAGAGGAAGGCTCATTCCCGCTTCGATTATCCGGAGCACCCGCCCCGCCGCAAGCCGTTAGCAGCATCATTACGAAGAGCAGCGGTGCGAGGATCCTAGCTATATATCGGTTGTTCATGAAGTCCTTCCCTTCTTCCAAAATGACTGCGAACGCTTTCTTATCCAGCGGCCAATAAATAAACCATCGGTCAATTTATATCAAGTTTATAGACGGATAGATGAATTTTTTTCTTTAACAAAATTTTAAACATCATACAATGCAATATACATTGCGTCAATATTATTTATTACTCTCTATCATTCCTCTCCTTTTCTTTGATGATCATTACACCTTCCACATGTTTGCGCCGCATTAAATTCCGTTTCTTCCGGTCTTCTTTCGTCTCCAGCACAATATCCAGATCATAATTTTCCGGGTATAGCTCATCTTTGGATAGATACGGCTTCAAGCGTTTATGATTAATCTGCAGTTTATGCTTTTGGACCATGACGCCTACCATGCCTCTTGCATTCCGTTTCTCATATACGATTCCCGTTCGGCCAAGCGAACTGACATAGACTGCGTCGCCGACTTCAAAAGAATGCGGCTGTACCTGGCGATCCTTATGTCCTTCCTCTGCATGCTGCCGCTTGCTTTCTGCCATTTCTGCCGCTTCTTTCTCTTCTTCCCTTCCTTCATGGTCATACCACAGCCGCATTTCTTGTTCGCCCAGCTGTCCGCGGCTCTGACCGCCGGCAATTTGACGCGAGCGTTCAATAACTCTGGCGTCGATCCCGAGCTTCTCGGCAATTTGCAGCGCATAGCTGTGCCCCGCTTCCCCTATTGTCAGCTTATATAGCGGGCGGAGCGTAGACGGGTCAAATTCCATTCGCGCATTTTGGAACTGCGGGGCGGCCGAGGCAAACACTTTTAACTCATTAAAATGTGTTGTGACAATGATATTGGCACCTTTGCGGCTCAGCTCCTCCAAAATGGCGATCGACAGAGCGATGCCCTCCCCCGGGTCGGTGCCCGCCGCCAGCTCATCGATTAGCAGTAAAATATTCGGTCCTGCGGCGCGCAGCATCTCGTCTACCCCCTTCATCTGGGCGGAGAACGTACTGAGGGACTGCGTCAGGCTTTGCCCGTCTCCAATTACACTCATTACATCGGCAAAAACGGGAAGTCGGCTCTCTTTATCCGCCGGAATCAAGAGCCCCGACTGAGCCATCAGCACAAGCAGCCCCACCGTCTTCAGCACAACCGTCTTTCCGCCCGTATTCGGGCCGGTGATTACCAGCGACCGATATCCCTTGCCGAATTCAACATGGATCGGAACCATACCGGCAAGCATCGGATGTCTGGCTCCGCAGAGCCGCAGATCCCCCCGGTCATTGAAGGTTACAGCTTCGCCCCCTATCACAGCAGCATATTTCGCCTTAGCAAAAATAAAATCATACACCCCCGTAATTTCGATATTCAGCCGCAGGGCATCCTGCTCCCGTTCGATCAGCCCGGTCAGCATGCTCAAAATGATGCCCTCCTCCCGCGCTTCTTCAGCCGACAGCATTTCCAGTTCCCCTTGCAGAGCCGCTACTTCCTCCGGTTCCACATACACCGTCTGCCCGCTTGTGGACTGATCGAGCACTGAGCCCTTCACCTGCTTATGGTACTCACGCTTGACCGGGATCACGTAACGGCCTCCCCGCTGACTGTACAGATTTTCCTGCAAAATGGATTGGTGGCGCGACATGACGCTCTCAATTTTCTTGAGCAGCCGTTCTTTGGTTACTCTCAGCCGTTTGCGCACCTTCTCCAGCCCCTTGCTGGCTCCGTCGTCAATTACGCCGAACCGGATACAGCGTTCGATCTCCGCTTTGACCGTCTTTAGTTCCGCCAATGAGGATGCATAAGCGCCGATCCGCGGCGCTGTTTCTTTGGAAGCCATATACTTGCGCAGCTGGCTGCAGCTGTTCAAGAATACGCCCACAGACGTAAAATCCTGCTCATTGAACAGATATCCCGTTCCCAGAAGCGATATCACCCATTCAATCCCTTCTAGCGAGGGGATCGGCACACTCGACCCTCTTATTACTAATTCCTTCGCCTCCGCTGTTTCTTCCACCGCTCTGTGGATCGCCGTAAGCTCAGTCATTGGCGCAAGCTCTGCAATGAGCGCTTTTCCGACATAGGAGACGGCATACCGTCCCAGTTCCTCCTTGATCAAATGATATTCGAGCGTTTGCCGGCTTTGTAAATGCATGTTTTTTTCCTCCTTTTTTGGGTATCGTTCATCGTTCTGGAATTCGTCCTTAACGCAAAAAAGGGCAAAGAATGCCGCAGCGGCATTCTTTGCCCTAATCCTTACACTGCTCCCTTGTCCTGGGCATGGGGCTAAGGATAGCTCCATGCCCCAAATACACGAACAAAACCGTGCTGCAAGAGCACGGTTTTGTTCGTGTAGACGGGATAACAGCCGTAAAGAGGCTATTGACGCGTCGCGTGTTCTTAACTAAATCATTCACCATAGGCTATAAGGGCACAGCCATGCCAGAAACACGTGTTAACATGCGTTTCGGACACGCTCAAATAAGCGTGCGTTTCAGCGGCTAAATAACAGCCGCCGTTCTGCCTTCAGGTGATATGAAATTGCTTAGTTAAGAACGCTCACCGACATCAAAATTTCCCCTTCGTTATAGGATGGTTTAAATTTACTACATTTGGCTGGCCGCGTCAATCGGCCGGTGCAAGGGCTAACCTGCCCCCTTACCGACTTTACGGCAGCAAAAAAGACAGCCGGTAACCCGGCTGTCTCTGGGCCTGTCTTATTC is a genomic window of Paenibacillus durus ATCC 35681 containing:
- a CDS encoding ABC transporter permease produces the protein MLKFALRRLAGSVPLLLVISVLVFVLAKQMPGDGLGGGLNPGNKDPRYITEMRERLGYGDPVVIQYIRWLKDAATGHFGQSFLYKMPVGELIGQRLPATLLLTALSLLITYGSSLALGMIAGRNPGSWLDRLIRTAAYVTYAVPTFIAAIFAIYIFAVVLRWVPLGGTASVVTSGGLSALGDRLVHALLPAAVLGLFNTAAYTLFLRNEIVENSGKNYVRTAVAKGISRSSVYNRHILRNSLIPLITFLGMDIGALLEGSVVIENLFAYPGIGTLFTAAVSGRDYAVMMAVTLMTGFMIVAGNVVADVLYGWLDPRIRAGYNGGRS
- the opp4A gene encoding oligopeptide ABC transporter substrate-binding protein → MNNRYIARILAPLLFVMMLLTACGGAGAPDNRSGNEPSSLAAGNEGEPRAGGTVTYGFPSPFKGLFEPAFYEGEDDLRVLEFITEPLFTVKDDLTTVPGIASWQESADHKTFTFKIKHGVHWQNGDELTVEDWKFALEVIADPDYTGPRYYSVEMIEGADAYHTGKAKQISGIRVIDPYTLELRVTAARVNTIDNLWAYPMNKRYFAGVAVKDMPNCGQVRKAPIGIGPFQVTNIQPGEFVEMTRFDNYYKGKPLLDGVLYKVFDDKMITSLFEQGVIDMEQAPRDAYESLNKLDHITLMKSPDLSYEYIGFKFGHWDDKAQKIVMDNPKFSDKRLRQAMYYALDRQGIIDGFSYGLGKLAETPISSESWAKIPEDQINRYPYDPGKANEQLDEAGYKDLDGDGLREDPKGSKLVIHFDGMVGGTNDEPRTEAMLQNWRAVGLDVRLNGGALKEMNTFYTMVEEDDRSVELFNGVWGLSNDPDPTGLWRENDLWNYPRWSSKENEQLIRDGISLKAYDRDYRKQVYYDWQKLINDEVPMIFIAERVTITAVNKRLQGVKINAISPIIDPYKWWIKGSE
- a CDS encoding endonuclease MutS2 produces the protein MHLQSRQTLEYHLIKEELGRYAVSYVGKALIAELAPMTELTAIHRAVEETAEAKELVIRGSSVPIPSLEGIEWVISLLGTGYLFNEQDFTSVGVFLNSCSQLRKYMASKETAPRIGAYASSLAELKTVKAEIERCIRFGVIDDGASKGLEKVRKRLRVTKERLLKKIESVMSRHQSILQENLYSQRGGRYVIPVKREYHKQVKGSVLDQSTSGQTVYVEPEEVAALQGELEMLSAEEAREEGIILSMLTGLIEREQDALRLNIEITGVYDFIFAKAKYAAVIGGEAVTFNDRGDLRLCGARHPMLAGMVPIHVEFGKGYRSLVITGPNTGGKTVVLKTVGLLVLMAQSGLLIPADKESRLPVFADVMSVIGDGQSLTQSLSTFSAQMKGVDEMLRAAGPNILLLIDELAAGTDPGEGIALSIAILEELSRKGANIIVTTHFNELKVFASAAPQFQNARMEFDPSTLRPLYKLTIGEAGHSYALQIAEKLGIDARVIERSRQIAGGQSRGQLGEQEMRLWYDHEGREEEKEAAEMAESKRQHAEEGHKDRQVQPHSFEVGDAVYVSSLGRTGIVYEKRNARGMVGVMVQKHKLQINHKRLKPYLSKDELYPENYDLDIVLETKEDRKKRNLMRRKHVEGVMIIKEKERNDRE